A stretch of DNA from Cyprinus carpio isolate SPL01 chromosome A25, ASM1834038v1, whole genome shotgun sequence:
TCTAGGTCTCCAAGCCACACAaagtatgttgattaaaaagttTGCAAGGTCACATTCTTTCGATTCATTCATGGCGGTCTGAATCCTCTTAGTGTTTTGGACGCATTGGCCAAACGACTGACCTTCATAAACAGTTTGGCTTATgaaccacaggaaacagatgctCAGTCATCACAATGTGTTAAAAATAGCGAGGCTTGTGGATTTCCGGCTTTTGTTTGGAAATGTAAGCAGTCGATTGTGCTGCAATTGGATCAGCTACTTATTATCATATCAttgtttaaagatttaaattaaactattaaggTAACAATGACCACTTTCTGTATTTCccttaattttttatatgttatagAGAATATAAATTTGTCAGAATAGTCAAATGTTCATCTGATACTTTTCACAACTGTGTACTGAATCAGATCAGCTTTCTTAACTTAttgcataaagttttttttgtcaagCCCACTCAACAATAAGTGATATATTAttcacccaccccccccccccccctttttgatTATACTTACAGTTGCTAAAGGAAAAGATCAATGGAGTTGAAGGAACAAAACTGGATGAAGAATTCCTCAACATGGAAAGGGTATATAAATATCAATCTCGcggcaaaataaagaaaaaaaaagattagaaaattcAAGATTTCAGTgcatcaaatgtgtttttttgtttttatattttattgattgttttattgtaGAAAACTGATATTACCCACAAACTGATTCTCGACCTTGTTCCAAAAACTATAGGATATCTTCAGCCAAACCcaggtttttttattcatttaatacaatttatttattataaaagaacattatataatctatattataatattatgtatgatatattataatgtttattataacatttaattaaatacagttgtttttttttaaggtcattcattcatgtgattttgctgttgttgttattgttgtactTCATTGATTCTCTTTGGCATTTTTTTGTTCTTCAAGCATACAGAGCAAAACTCAGCGTGCTCAATACAGTGTCCAAAATTCGTGGGCAGGTGAAGGCTGTGGGCTATCCTCAGACGGAGGGCATTCTTGGAGATTGCATGTTGTGCTATGGCAATGAGCTTGGAGCTGAGTCTGGTTTTGGTATGGTTGAGACAAATGAAACACaatgagtatttttatttttactgcttttaaaatgtcaaaattcaagTTCTGAGTTTTGCTACAATTGTAGGTTTTGCTCTGCTTGAAATGGGAGAGGCTTTGAAACAAGTAGCCCAGGCAAAAGACTGCATGGATGTCCGAGTGAAACGAACCTTCATTGATCCTCTGCAGTCCCTGCAGCACAAAGAGCTGAAGGAAATTGCGGTCAGTCTGTACGTTGTAAATGGGCGTGATATCATTTTGATGATAAAATCAGATTTACTAATGTTCAGATTACCTGTCATTTTGTAGATGCATTGTAAGATGCatgtaatgttttgatttgtatgatttaaaatttattctgagcatttaaagtgaaaatagaatgcattttGTTGTGAATGAAGACATAAACAtagcttttcttctttttctggttATCAGTATCATCTGAGAAAACTTGAAGGTCGGCGTCTAGattttgattacaaaaaaagGCGTAAAGGAAAGATTGCAGACTCTGAAATTAAGAAAGCATTTGAAAAGTTTGAAGAATCCAAAGAATTGGCTAAGAGAAGCATGTTTAATCTCCTGGAGAGAGATGTAagttagtgtgtgtatgtatgtgtgcgttatatatatatatacaattgcattatttgtttttgcttatttgtttactttttttccagACATAAATTGTTTGActgtttgacatttttgttttaggtACAACGGATGCAACACCTCTCAGGTCTTTTAGAAGCAGTGATGGACTACCACCGCCAGTCATCCCAGATTCTAGAACATCTCAGGAGTAGTTTGCAGAGCAGGTTAGAAACATGATTTCAGCTGTACCTATTTCCTATACTTTCCTTGGTTTCATTAAATGTGCCTGCTTATTTTTCACTGTGTATAGGATAGCAGACGCAAGCAATCAACCCAAAAGGGAATTTGCATCTAAATCAGTTGCGAGCACAGTTTGCTACACGGATACTTATGGATTTTCCACATGCTCATCCGGGTCAGTCATCAGGTGTGATATTAAGCTCATTTCAAACTGTTCACAAAGAGTTTCTGAATGCTCTGCTAGCTGAAATGCTGTATTATGTACCACAGATACTGAGATTACTGAAGCTTTGAGTGAAAAAtgtaagtcattttaaatgtgatACACAAACTCTCAGCTATTGTATTAGGTAGCTGGAAGTACCCCAGCTTGCTTTGCTTCTAATGTCTTTCAGTCTTTCTTTACCAGATGCAACGGTTGTGGTTCACCCTCCTGACAAAGTCACCATCAAAGCTCAAACAACAGACAAACCAACCAGcaacagtgagttttttttttttttgctttaaattattcaaaagtgacagtaaagatttctgTCTGAATGAAGCACTGTTCTTTTGAtcttactattcatcaaagaatcctgaaaaaatttaatggttttaacaaaaatattaagcagttaaTTAGAATATcaaaccgttttcaacattgatgacaattaaaaaaaaaaattcttgagcagcaaatcagcatattagaatgatttctgaattacagtgtgatactaaagactgaagtaatgactgctgaacatacggctttgccatcacatgaataaacaaTCCAAAAACAATCTGAAAACCAAATGTTAAACACTCAAAAGTGAACATACATTTGTCACAAATTTGAGTATGTGATTAGTGAGCTAGAAATGGTCACACAATCTTTTTTTCCCAgttaattttaaatcataatgcactttttacatttttaaatattgatatttcaatGTAATCTTAGACTTTAATTTTCTGtagttcataaaataataatataatttaatataatagtaacaaggaatgctttc
This window harbors:
- the LOC122135586 gene encoding endophilin-A3-like isoform X2 encodes the protein MSVAGLKKQFHKASQLLKEKINGVEGTKLDEEFLNMERKTDITHKLILDLVPKTIGYLQPNPAYRAKLSVLNTVSKIRGQVKAVGYPQTEGILGDCMLCYGNELGAESGFGFALLEMGEALKQVAQAKDCMDVRVKRTFIDPLQSLQHKELKEIAYHLRKLEGRRLDFDYKKRRKGKIADSEIKKAFEKFEESKELAKRSMFNLLERDVQRMQHLSGLLEAVMDYHRQSSQILEHLRSSLQSRIADASNQPKREFASKSVASTVCYTDTYGFSTCSSDTEITEALSEKYATVVVHPPDKVTIKAQTTDKPTSNNDSGPLLDQPCCQALYSFQPENQGELGFKEGDIIILTSQIDENWCEGMVRGEAGLFPMNYVKVLVPLPH
- the LOC122135586 gene encoding endophilin-A3-like isoform X3; protein product: MSGCHQVPGGERRCRVHTQGQLLKEKINGVEGTKLDEEFLNMERKTDITHKLILDLVPKTIGYLQPNPAYRAKLSVLNTVSKIRGQVKAVGYPQTEGILGDCMLCYGNELGAESGFGFALLEMGEALKQVAQAKDCMDVRVKRTFIDPLQSLQHKELKEIAYHLRKLEGRRLDFDYKKRRKGKIADSEIKKAFEKFEESKELAKRSMFNLLERDVQRMQHLSGLLEAVMDYHRQSSQILEHLRSSLQSRIADASNQPKREFASKSVASTVCYTDTYGFSTCSSDTEITEALSEKFFLYQMQRLWFTLLTKSPSKLKQQTNQPATMIAAPSWISPAVRHFTVSSLRTRESWALRRVTSSF
- the LOC122135586 gene encoding endophilin-A3-like isoform X1, which encodes MSGCHQVPGGERRCRVHTQGQLLKEKINGVEGTKLDEEFLNMERKTDITHKLILDLVPKTIGYLQPNPAYRAKLSVLNTVSKIRGQVKAVGYPQTEGILGDCMLCYGNELGAESGFGFALLEMGEALKQVAQAKDCMDVRVKRTFIDPLQSLQHKELKEIAYHLRKLEGRRLDFDYKKRRKGKIADSEIKKAFEKFEESKELAKRSMFNLLERDVQRMQHLSGLLEAVMDYHRQSSQILEHLRSSLQSRIADASNQPKREFASKSVASTVCYTDTYGFSTCSSDTEITEALSEKYATVVVHPPDKVTIKAQTTDKPTSNNDSGPLLDQPCCQALYSFQPENQGELGFKEGDIIILTSQIDENWCEGMVRGEAGLFPMNYVKVLVPLPH